In one Nicotiana sylvestris chromosome 8, ASM39365v2, whole genome shotgun sequence genomic region, the following are encoded:
- the LOC104233852 gene encoding ribose-phosphate pyrophosphokinase 1 codes for MASLALPGSFLATSKPRPCRYAAGDSIIRCNVAEPLRFNKENGGSSMALQINGDSSFNNLWTANQVRRFPVPHAQNDTRLRIFSGTANPALSQEIACYMGLELGKIMIKRFADGEIYVQLQESVRGCDVYLVQPTCPPANENLMELLIMIDACRRASAKNITAVIPYFGYARADRKTQGRESIAAKLVANLITEAGADRVLACDLHSGQSMGYFDIPVDHVHGQPVILDYLASKTICSDDLVVVSPDVGGVARARAFAKKLSDAPLAIVDKRRHGHNVAEVMNLIGDVRGKVAVMVDDMIDTAGTIAKGAALLHQEGAREVYACTTHAVFSPPAIERLSSGLFQEVIITNTIPVAEQNYFPQLTILSVANLLGETIWRVHDDCAGGFEPYSGLGID; via the exons ATGGCATCTTTAGCTCTACCTGGAAGCTTTTTAGCTACCAGCAAACCTCGTCCTTGTAGATATGCTGCCGGAGACTCAATTATA AGATGTAATGTGGCTGAACCATTAAGGTTTAACAAGGAGAATGGGGGATCAAGCATGGCTCTTCAGATTAATGGTGACAGTTCATTTAACAATCTTTGGACCGCTAATCAAGTAAGGAGATTTCCAGTTCCACATGCTCAAAATGATACTAGACTCCGGATTTTCTCTGGCACTGCCAATCCTGCACTTTCTCAG GAAATTGCTTGCTACATGGGTTTGGAACTTGGAAAGATAATGATAAAACGTTTTGCTGATGGCGAAATCTATGTCCAGTTACAAGAGAGTGTTAGGGGTTGTGATGTATATCTTGTCCAACCTACGTGTCCTCCTGCTAATGAAAATCTGATGGAACTCTTGATAATGATTGATGCTTGCCGTAGAGCCTCAGCCAAAAATATTACTGCAGTGATTCCGTACTTTGGGTATGCCCGTGCTGATCGTAAG ACTCAAGGTCGTGAATCAATTGCTGCCAAACTTGTAGCAAACCTGATTACAGAAGCTGGTGCAGATCGAGTTCTTGCTTGTGATCTTCATTCTGGCCAGTCAATGGGTTACTTTGATATTCCAGTGGATCATGTACATGGCCAG CCTGTCATACTTGATTACCTTGCCAGCAAGACTATCTGCTCTGATGATCTAGTTGTGGTATCTCCGGATGTTGGTGGGGTTGCAAGGGCAAGAGCTTTTGCCAAAAAGTTATCTGATGCACCTCTAGCTATTGTGGATAAAAGACGTCATGGGCACAATGTTGCTGAG GTAATGAATTTGATTGGCGATGTTAGGGGAAAAGTGGCAGTTATGGTTGATGACATGATTGATACGGCTG GTACTATTGCAAAAGGAGCTGCCCTTTTACATCAAGAAGGAGCCAGGGAAGTTTATGCATGCACCACTCATGCGGTTTTCAG CCCTCCTGCGATAGAGAGGTTGTCGAGTGGACTGTTTCAGGAGGTAATCATCACAAATACCATTCCGGTGGCAGAACAGAACTATTTTCCCCAGCTGACCATTTTGTCTGTTGCAAACCTCTTGGGCGAAACGATTTGGCGTGTCCATGATGACTGCGCA GGCGGCTTTGAGCCTTACTCCGGCTTGGGAATTGATTAG